In Chryseobacterium gleum, a single genomic region encodes these proteins:
- a CDS encoding GLPGLI family protein, with amino-acid sequence MKIIMLFCLLIGSFFQAQTHRYIYELQLKMDSTENEHQKFYMILDVNKNETKFYGRNLLIADSINKKFGNMDNKHVDMTGQIVKRRNDSSENENFINIKFGYYSFKTNDIINWKIESDTKKYNEYDLQKATADFGGRHWIAWFNKDIPFNEGPYKFRGLPGLIFEIQDDKNNFIYKLIKNQNFPDNFATDDFLESNFGNKAVVINEKQKKKLLMDFYNDPFSFERTNLKSSPNLNINIGGKQISNIEELNAQVKNLQSIIRKYNNPVEVDKAIKYN; translated from the coding sequence ATGAAAATAATCATGTTATTTTGCCTGCTTATCGGAAGTTTTTTCCAGGCTCAAACACACAGGTATATTTATGAATTACAATTGAAAATGGATTCAACTGAAAACGAACATCAGAAATTCTATATGATATTGGATGTTAATAAAAATGAAACCAAATTTTATGGGAGAAATCTATTAATTGCGGATTCTATAAATAAAAAATTTGGAAACATGGATAATAAACATGTTGATATGACGGGACAGATTGTCAAGAGGAGAAACGATTCGTCTGAAAACGAAAATTTCATCAATATCAAATTCGGCTATTATTCTTTCAAAACTAACGATATCATTAATTGGAAAATTGAAAGTGATACAAAAAAATACAATGAATATGATCTTCAGAAAGCAACCGCTGATTTTGGAGGACGGCATTGGATAGCCTGGTTCAACAAGGATATTCCTTTTAATGAAGGTCCGTATAAATTTCGTGGATTACCGGGTTTGATTTTTGAGATTCAGGATGATAAAAATAACTTTATCTATAAGCTCATTAAAAATCAAAACTTTCCCGACAATTTCGCAACAGATGATTTTCTGGAATCAAATTTTGGAAACAAGGCTGTTGTTATCAATGAAAAACAGAAGAAAAAGTTACTAATGGATTTTTACAATGATCCTTTTTCTTTCGAAAGAACCAATTTGAAAAGCAGTCCCAACCTGAATATTAATATCGGAGGAAAACAAATCAGCAATATCGAAGAACTGAATGCACAGGTAAAAAATCTGCAGTCCATTATAAGAAAATATAATAATCCTGTTGAAGTTGATAAAGCTATAAAGTATAATTAA
- a CDS encoding site-specific integrase produces the protein MEQTKKSTFKLLFYLKKNELKKNGNAPIMARITIDGTPKTFGTKLEINPNNWDLKHGRVQGKSAQALSINKKLDNIRGRIDKIYEDMLKHEGFATAQKVKLSFLGVGVMDDAILKVFSDQNEGFKKLVEKAERSQSTYNKYITVYNHLTTFIKERYHRDDMAFRELTADFIREFDFYLRYDLQSSHNTVWVYTMPVLSLVELAIKKGLIRDNPFQDYEINMEETDRGYILKEDVERLMMCAPSHPRYELVKDLFIFSCFTGLAYADIKKLTRNNIQSFFDGHQWIISRRKKSDIASNVRLMEIPKRIIEKYQGTTRNEFIFPVPTNATCNTHIGKLVEKAEIITEQKVTFHTARHTFGTMFLTEGVPLESLSKMMGHKNISTTQIYAKITSQKISKDMDLVTPKFKAMEEAFMMAI, from the coding sequence ATGGAACAGACAAAAAAATCCACGTTCAAACTACTTTTCTACCTGAAAAAGAACGAACTGAAAAAGAACGGTAATGCCCCGATTATGGCACGTATTACCATTGACGGAACCCCTAAAACTTTCGGAACAAAGTTAGAAATAAACCCCAATAACTGGGATTTAAAACACGGAAGAGTTCAGGGAAAAAGTGCGCAGGCATTAAGCATCAATAAAAAACTGGATAATATACGTGGGCGCATCGACAAGATTTATGAAGATATGCTGAAGCACGAGGGCTTTGCGACCGCCCAAAAAGTAAAGCTATCGTTTTTGGGTGTAGGTGTAATGGATGATGCAATTCTTAAAGTTTTCAGCGACCAAAATGAGGGTTTTAAAAAATTGGTCGAAAAGGCAGAACGCTCACAAAGCACCTACAACAAGTATATCACGGTTTACAATCATCTTACCACGTTTATAAAAGAACGCTATCATCGTGATGATATGGCTTTTCGGGAATTGACTGCCGATTTTATCCGTGAGTTTGATTTTTACCTCCGGTACGATTTACAATCTTCCCATAATACGGTTTGGGTTTACACTATGCCTGTATTAAGTCTGGTGGAACTGGCTATTAAAAAAGGCTTGATACGTGATAATCCGTTTCAGGATTACGAAATCAATATGGAAGAAACCGACCGGGGTTATATCCTTAAAGAAGATGTAGAAAGGTTGATGATGTGCGCACCATCGCACCCACGATATGAACTTGTAAAAGACCTATTCATTTTCAGTTGCTTTACAGGACTTGCTTATGCGGATATTAAGAAACTGACAAGGAACAACATTCAATCTTTTTTTGACGGTCATCAGTGGATTATCAGCAGAAGAAAAAAATCAGATATTGCTTCCAATGTTCGGTTAATGGAAATACCTAAACGTATCATTGAGAAATATCAGGGTACGACAAGGAATGAATTTATCTTTCCAGTTCCGACCAATGCAACCTGCAATACGCACATAGGTAAACTGGTTGAAAAAGCAGAAATCATTACGGAGCAAAAAGTAACCTTTCACACAGCAAGGCATACTTTCGGAACAATGTTTTTGACCGAGGGCGTACCGCTTGAAAGCCTTAGCAAAATGATGGGGCATAAAAATATTTCCACTACACAGATTTATGCTAAAATCACAAGCCAAAAAATCAGTAAGGATATGGATTTAGTTACCCCTAAATTTAAGGCGATGGAAGAAGCGTTTATGATGGCAATCTAA
- a CDS encoding DUF932 domain-containing protein, whose protein sequence is MAHNINFNEQTGRHSFFSVQQKAWHGLGQIVEQYPTSEEAIVHAGLDYEVIKSPLFTQGRTMSIGDSGELIEANDILVPNSFATLRTDTNTPLGVVGKDYHIVQNREAFNFFDAIVGGGEGILYETAGALGNGERIFITAKLPDYIRVGNGDDVTEKYIFLTTSHDGSGSITAAFTPIRIVCQNTLNASLRSMTNVVRIKHTSGAKQRLENAHKVMGLANTLSTQLENIFNDWAKVRVTDREVRKLIQLALCPNKETFNLLKKGAEDEVSTVFKNTVDDAFEYAMISDTQQMATTKGTLFGTYNAVTGYFQNVRNYRDGEAKLQSIVMGGTAQLKTQKAFELCTDFAYSGAEIFNFN, encoded by the coding sequence ATGGCACACAACATCAATTTCAACGAGCAAACAGGACGTCATTCATTCTTCAGCGTTCAACAAAAAGCGTGGCACGGTTTGGGGCAAATCGTAGAGCAGTACCCAACAAGCGAGGAAGCAATAGTACACGCAGGTTTAGATTACGAGGTTATCAAATCCCCACTGTTTACACAGGGCAGAACAATGAGCATAGGCGACAGCGGAGAACTGATTGAAGCCAACGACATCTTAGTACCTAACAGTTTCGCCACACTTCGCACCGACACCAATACACCGTTAGGCGTAGTAGGCAAAGACTACCATATCGTACAAAACCGTGAGGCATTTAATTTCTTTGATGCTATTGTAGGTGGAGGCGAGGGAATATTGTACGAAACCGCAGGGGCATTGGGCAACGGGGAACGCATTTTTATCACTGCCAAGCTACCCGACTATATCCGTGTAGGTAACGGCGACGACGTAACAGAAAAGTACATTTTCTTAACCACAAGCCACGACGGTAGCGGAAGTATTACCGCAGCATTTACCCCTATCCGTATCGTATGCCAAAACACCCTTAACGCTTCATTGCGGAGTATGACCAACGTAGTGCGTATCAAACACACGTCAGGAGCAAAACAACGCCTTGAAAACGCTCACAAGGTTATGGGACTTGCCAACACCCTAAGCACACAGTTAGAGAACATTTTTAATGACTGGGCTAAAGTAAGGGTAACAGACCGAGAAGTAAGAAAGCTAATCCAGTTGGCACTTTGCCCGAACAAAGAAACGTTTAACCTGCTCAAAAAAGGTGCGGAAGATGAAGTTTCCACCGTGTTCAAAAACACCGTAGATGATGCCTTTGAATACGCTATGATAAGCGACACCCAACAAATGGCAACTACCAAAGGCACATTATTCGGGACTTACAATGCCGTTACAGGTTACTTTCAGAATGTACGCAATTACAGGGATGGCGAAGCCAAACTACAATCCATTGTAATGGGCGGTACAGCACAGCTAAAGACACAAAAAGCCTTTGAACTGTGTACAGACTTTGCCTATTCAGGAGCAGAGATTTTCAACTTCAATTAA
- a CDS encoding HEPN-associated N-terminal domain-containing protein gives MGGVKQRWLELESRNLSNIPDKNICIKHFDDKSINRFIRQNYHDGYCDYCAKELKVVSLEDLMEFIMDGISNFYEDAANFMSYNSREGGYLGEIYTPDELIQEHIELNAEPFEVIEDIVNSIEDIAWAQPDLYYDNIKDDLEFQWNYFKEIIKHKSRYLFSSADSSLPKALQILQEVGKLISKLNIIRIIPAGTKLYRCRQHDFKTKIIDFNEITAPPNKKAIYPNRFSPSGISMFYSAFDDDTAILETISRTDKYKRYVTIAEFETLENQVVVDFNKLPKIPSIFGIKDKKRYYLILFLYSFVRDITQQIIKDGKEHTEYVPTQVVTEFLRYPFNKNRKNKISGIIYPSSQNRNHQSAVFFWDDELSREKVKLNTLKRKKII, from the coding sequence ATGGGAGGAGTTAAACAGAGATGGCTTGAATTAGAAAGTAGAAATTTAAGCAATATTCCAGATAAGAATATTTGTATCAAACATTTTGATGATAAAAGCATTAATCGCTTTATTAGGCAAAACTATCACGATGGTTATTGTGATTATTGCGCTAAGGAACTAAAAGTAGTTTCTCTTGAAGATTTAATGGAATTTATTATGGATGGTATTTCAAATTTCTATGAAGATGCCGCCAACTTTATGAGTTACAATTCAAGAGAGGGAGGTTATCTTGGAGAAATCTATACCCCTGACGAACTTATACAAGAACACATAGAGTTAAATGCTGAACCTTTTGAGGTTATTGAAGATATTGTTAATTCAATTGAAGATATTGCTTGGGCTCAACCTGACCTGTATTACGACAATATTAAAGATGATTTAGAATTTCAGTGGAATTACTTTAAAGAAATCATCAAACATAAATCCCGCTACCTTTTTTCATCAGCAGACAGCAGCCTTCCTAAAGCCTTGCAAATACTACAAGAGGTTGGTAAACTTATATCAAAATTAAATATAATCAGGATTATCCCGGCAGGAACAAAACTTTATCGTTGTAGACAACACGACTTCAAAACAAAAATTATAGATTTTAACGAAATCACTGCTCCCCCTAACAAAAAAGCAATTTATCCAAATAGGTTTAGCCCTTCAGGAATATCAATGTTTTATTCCGCTTTTGATGATGATACAGCAATTTTAGAAACAATAAGCAGGACAGATAAATACAAAAGGTATGTAACGATTGCGGAATTTGAAACCTTAGAAAATCAGGTTGTTGTTGATTTTAATAAGCTCCCAAAAATTCCAAGTATTTTCGGCATTAAGGACAAGAAACGATATTACCTTATTTTATTTCTATACTCATTTGTAAGGGATATAACGCAACAAATTATTAAGGATGGTAAAGAACATACCGAATACGTTCCAACTCAAGTTGTGACTGAATTTTTAAGGTATCCATTCAATAAAAATAGGAAGAATAAAATATCGGGGATTATTTATCCCTCATCGCAAAATAGAAATCATCAATCGGCAGTGTTTTTTTGGGATGACGAATTAAGTAGAGAAAAAGTAAAATTGAACACCTTAAAAAGAAAGAAAATTATTTAA
- a CDS encoding bacteriophage abortive infection AbiH family protein produces the protein MKTLYVIGNGFDIHHKLDTRYQSFANYLAENDSEVYELLLNYYGLPDITNPELTDEEYALWSRFEQALADLDYLSVLDDNSDLIARPGAEDFRDRDWHSYQIEMEEIIKDLTTTLISDFNKFILEVKYESISDDVLIDLEDDSHFLNFNYTKTLQESYGIPEERITYIHNRADIDNCTLILGHGTDPANFDEKEEEPPQGLSEEELYEWREQKADEYDYSYESAKQEILSYYTKAFKNTASIIENNIVFFTNLTEVEKVIVLGHSISEVDLKYFEVLKAKLNENVIWNVSYYSELEKQAHKETLLQLGINNNNIVQIKITDLKKQS, from the coding sequence ATGAAAACATTATACGTTATTGGTAATGGATTTGACATCCATCATAAATTAGACACAAGGTATCAAAGTTTTGCAAACTACTTGGCTGAAAATGATAGTGAGGTTTATGAACTCTTATTAAATTATTATGGACTTCCTGATATTACAAATCCTGAATTGACAGATGAAGAGTATGCGTTATGGTCAAGATTTGAGCAAGCCTTAGCTGACTTGGATTATTTATCGGTATTGGACGATAATTCCGACTTAATTGCTCGCCCTGGTGCTGAAGATTTTCGAGATAGAGATTGGCATAGTTATCAGATAGAGATGGAAGAAATCATTAAGGATTTAACGACCACTCTAATTAGCGACTTTAATAAGTTTATTCTTGAAGTCAAATACGAAAGTATTTCTGATGATGTGCTAATTGACTTAGAAGACGATAGCCATTTTTTAAATTTCAATTATACTAAAACACTACAGGAAAGCTACGGCATTCCCGAAGAACGAATAACCTATATTCATAACAGAGCAGATATAGACAATTGTACTCTTATTTTAGGACACGGAACTGACCCTGCAAATTTTGATGAGAAAGAAGAAGAACCGCCACAAGGATTAAGCGAAGAAGAATTATACGAATGGCGTGAGCAAAAGGCTGATGAATATGACTATTCTTATGAAAGTGCCAAACAAGAAATACTATCTTATTATACAAAGGCATTTAAAAATACGGCTTCAATTATCGAAAACAATATTGTTTTTTTTACCAATCTTACTGAAGTTGAAAAAGTTATTGTCTTAGGGCATTCTATTTCAGAAGTAGATTTAAAATATTTTGAGGTATTAAAAGCCAAACTAAATGAAAATGTAATTTGGAATGTTTCGTATTACAGTGAGCTTGAGAAGCAAGCACATAAAGAAACACTATTGCAACTTGGAATAAATAACAACAATATTGTCCAAATAAAAATTACAGATTTAAAAAAGCAATCTTAG
- a CDS encoding response regulator transcription factor yields METVNTPKAIGIAFINDKRLIVDLAYNDLVTSGIDVLFRSEDIKDGISQLSALKELPQICIIDLDFYDKNVLAQLQELRTLYPIIKLIGHSDIDAEKVVKSLLEMGFMGYLLIGSDVYDFKKAIEVVTNGGKYFSVGIAKFAQEYFTNN; encoded by the coding sequence ATGGAAACTGTAAATACCCCTAAAGCAATCGGCATTGCATTTATCAACGATAAACGCCTAATAGTTGATTTAGCCTATAACGACCTTGTCACTTCAGGAATTGACGTATTGTTCCGTTCGGAAGACATTAAAGACGGAATATCTCAACTGTCTGCATTAAAGGAACTTCCCCAAATTTGTATTATTGACCTTGATTTTTACGATAAGAATGTGCTGGCACAGCTTCAAGAACTAAGGACACTATACCCAATCATTAAACTGATTGGGCATAGTGATATTGATGCTGAAAAAGTCGTAAAATCTCTTTTGGAAATGGGTTTTATGGGCTATTTGCTTATTGGTAGCGATGTGTATGATTTTAAGAAAGCCATTGAGGTTGTTACTAATGGTGGTAAATATTTTAGTGTGGGAATAGCAAAATTTGCACAGGAATACTTTACTAATAACTAA
- a CDS encoding helix-turn-helix domain-containing protein: MDLLTNDTEEIIAHQEMIMQLRNRIEEILKNYRPVMNGEIYLSGEDVCELLHISKRTLQQYRDDNILPYIQIGGKIIYKESDILTILERNYISNNTNNK, from the coding sequence ATGGACTTATTAACGAATGACACCGAAGAAATCATCGCCCATCAGGAGATGATAATGCAGTTGCGAAACCGTATCGAAGAAATATTAAAAAACTATCGTCCTGTAATGAACGGAGAAATTTATTTGTCGGGCGAAGATGTGTGCGAACTGCTCCATATCAGCAAACGGACTTTACAGCAATACCGTGATGATAATATCCTGCCTTATATACAGATAGGGGGCAAAATAATTTATAAGGAGAGTGATATTCTGACAATCCTGGAACGGAACTATATCTCCAATAATACAAATAACAAATAG
- a CDS encoding helix-turn-helix domain-containing protein produces the protein MEVIAIQKSALDGMKNELRELLEMTENATRKYTPIFKKEKWLDNQEVCLMMNITKRTLQTYKDKGLLPYSKLNRKNYYKLSDIQALLKAGQPYNTNDNGLINE, from the coding sequence ATGGAAGTTATCGCTATACAAAAATCCGCATTGGACGGAATGAAGAATGAGCTAAGGGAACTTTTGGAAATGACCGAAAATGCCACGAGGAAATACACGCCGATTTTCAAAAAGGAGAAATGGCTCGATAACCAGGAAGTGTGTTTGATGATGAACATTACCAAACGGACTTTGCAGACCTATAAGGACAAAGGCTTATTGCCTTATTCCAAACTGAACCGTAAAAATTATTATAAACTCTCGGACATACAGGCTTTGCTCAAAGCCGGGCAGCCCTACAATACAAACGACAATGGACTTATTAACGAATGA